From the genome of Carassius auratus strain Wakin chromosome 26, ASM336829v1, whole genome shotgun sequence, one region includes:
- the LOC113044473 gene encoding Krueppel-like factor 5 gives MAATLLTMSAALAPGQDDFFSLLKPSLSDGFQEDSSLFSFETKNTDTERTLPNDYSQAKLEMDKYLSPQPVALPDPKKSRRESVSAMDQFFGDDHSSPYSINMNVFLPDIAYLRTGMCRPARPSVPSQIKTEPVAAPFSHPECPVSSNGPISSALPNFTSIFNSNSTSGSEINGMDDNSGVFIKQEMQGFDIPQDGPLFQLLSSELDVPHQADPHSHPHAHSVPSQMPTFHDLHLATQQTAAKTYCGMSGYPLGPGHFMHPQGQAHSQLKMPYLPPSPPTSEPGSPDRQKEILHNLTPPPSYAATIASKMAVHAPSHPTPASIRAPATTGSMPVRYNRRTNPDLEKRRIHHCDFPGCKKVYTKSSHLKAHLRTHTGEKPYRCTWEGCDWRFARSDELTRHFRKHTGAKPFQCAVCSRSFSRSDHLALHMKRHQN, from the exons ATGGCCGCTACGCTTCTTACGATGAGCGCTGCGCTCGCACCaggacaagatgactttttctcGCTTCTCAAACCCTCACTATCCGACGGCTTTCAAGAGGACTCCTCTCTGTTTTCTTTTGAAACCAAGAATACCGACACGGAAAGGACCTTACCAAACGACTATTCTCag GCTAAACTAGAGATGGATAAATATCTGTCTCCACAACCTGTGGCTCTCCCCGACCCAAAGAAGTCAAGACGAGAGAGCGTTTCTGCAATGGACCAGTTTTTCGGGGACGACCACAGTTCCCCTTACAGCATCAACATGAATGTCTTCCTCCCTGACATTGCTTATTTAAGAACGGGGATGTGCCGGCCAGCTCGGCCTTCGGTCCCCAGCCAGATCAAAACTGAACCTGTAGCGGCACCTTTCTCTCATCCCGAGTGCCCGGTGAGCTCAAACGGCCCCATTTCATCTGCTCTGCCCAATTTCACCAGCATTTTTAACTCCAACTCCACTTCGGGTTCTGAAATCAACGGCATGGACGATAACTCGGGGGTCTTTATCAAGCAGGAGATGCAAGGCTTTGACATCCCACAGGACGGGCCGCTTTTCCAGCTCCTCAGCTCAGAGCTGGATGTCCCTCATCAAGCCGACCCGCACTCCCACCCTCACGCTCACTCTGTACCCTCACAGATGCCTACTTTCCATGACCTGCACTTAGCGACCCAACAGACTGCTGCCAAGACGTACTGTGGCATGTCCGGTTACCCTCTCGGCCCGGGCCACTTTATGCATCCTCAGGGTCAGGCCCACTCGCAGCTCAAAATGCCCTATCTTCCCCCCTCGCCTCCCACTTCAGAACCTGGCAGTCCTGACAGACAGAAGGAAATTCTTCACAATCTGACACCACCACCATCTTACGCCGCCACCATTGCCTCCAAAATGGCTGTCCATGCGCCCAGTCACCCAACACCCGCCTCGATACGAGCTCCAGCCACCACTGGGTCAATGCCTGTCCGTTACAACCGAAGAACAAACCCAGACCTCGAGAAAAGACGGATACACCACTGTGATTTTCCAG GTTGTAAGAAAGTTTACACCAAGTCGTCCCACCTGAAAGCTCATTTGAGGACACACACTG GTGAGAAGCCGTATAGGTGCACGTGGGAGGGCTGTGACTGGCGGTTCGCTCGTTCCGATGAGCTGACGCGTCACTTCAGGAAACACACGGGAGCCAAACCCTTCCAGTGCGCCGTGTGCAGCCGCAGCTTCTCTCGCTCCGATCATCTCGCCCTGCATATGAAGAGGCACCAGAACTAG